A single genomic interval of Phocoena sinus isolate mPhoSin1 chromosome 15, mPhoSin1.pri, whole genome shotgun sequence harbors:
- the ADIG gene encoding adipogenin yields the protein MKYPLVPLVNELTFSFLVFWLCLPVALLLFLLIVWLYFLLSQASEENDSDVCFDWEPWSKVPAKFCQKTLHSQEEERPC from the exons ATGAAGTACCCTCTGGTGCCGCTGGTGAACGAGCTGACGTTTTCTTTCCTGGTGTTCTGGCTCTGTCTGCCCGTGGCTTTGCTGTTGTTCTTGCTGATCGTCTGGCTATACTTCTTACTCAGCCAGG CTTCAGAGGAAAATGACTCAGATGTTTGCTTTGATTGGGAGCCCTGGAGCAAAGTCCCCGCCAAGTTTTGCCAGAAGACGTTGCATAGCCAAGAGGAGGAGAGGCCCTGCTAG